ATCTTCTTATCTTCTTATCTTCTTATCTTCTTATCTATCTATCTTGGACTGAGATTGTGCAAAGACTGTGGAGGGTGCTGAAAAAGGAATCCGTTCCCAGTTTGAGACCTCCATTTGTTTTCAATAGTTCTCTTTTAAAGTAATAAAAAAGAGGAGAGTGTCATGAACAACGAAGTCAGAAAAGCACTAGTGATGGGTCTTTCAGTAGCAGCAGTTATGGCTGCTGGTTCGAAAGTTTTTGCACAGCAAGATAGCAGTCAGCATGAAGCCAAGCGGGCCGCTTTCGCAGAATGCGCAAATGAAGTCGGCTTGCCGAAGCCGGAAGCAGGCCAACGACCTCAAGCACCGGATGAAGAGCAGCGTACAAAAATGGACGCCTGTCTGAAAGCAAAAGGATTCGAACCGCCAACCAGATTCGGTGGCGGCAACGGAGACGGAAGACACCACGGCCCACCACCAGAAGAGTCGCAGAACAGCGGCATTCAATAGATATAAGTTTTCAGGAATGCCAAAAGACCCCGGTTGATGACCGGGGTCTTTTTTTGCTGATAAAGCCAAAGCTTAGAATTCTGAATTTCACCAAGCACCCACCGCCACCGCGGCGGTGAATCTATGAATCTATGAATCTATGAATCTATGAATCTATGAATCTATGAATCTATGAATCTATGAATCTATGAATCTATGAATCTATGAATCTATGAATCTATGAATCTATGAATCCGCGATGCTGAGGCGCATGATATTTTACTGCCACAGTGGCGGAGGAAGTATTTATTTTAAATAGTCATTTTAATTGTTGACGCTTTTTTTGGTCGTTTATTTTTTGTTGTGAGCAGCGATCGTAGCGGCCTGATTCATTTTAAATGTTTTTCGATATGATCGCTTCGTAAAGAAGGACGAACGCTTTATGCGAATTGATTTTCAGGGCATCTCTAGCGGGGAGTATTTTGCAAAATAAAAGTCGTGTTATATTGGCGCTCACTGGTGAGGTGAAAAATGAATCTTCGAAATTTAAATCAAACAGAGCTGGATCAACGCATGAAAACTTTGGCGCAGCGGGAGCGAGACGTCCTTTGCGAGATACTTCTGACGATTAAAGAAATTGATGGTCGACGGATGTATTTGGAATTGGGTTTCCCCAGCTTGTTTGATTACCTGACTAAATCTGTCGGTTATAGCGAGGGCAGCGCGCAAAGACGTATCGATGCGGCTCGTCTCTTACAAGAAGTGCCTGAAATGGCGCCAAAGATTCAATCTGGTGAAATTAAGTTGAGTCAAGTTTCATTGGTTCAAAAGGCAGCTCGTGAGGTCGTTCGAACTCAATCTGTTAAAGTCAACCCTAACGACAAGATGATGTTACTCAAACAAATATCCAGTTTAAATCGTTCTGAAAGTGAACTTCAGGTGGCTTCTTTTTTTGATTTACCCGTACGCCAAAATAGTCATACAAGGGTTCAGGCTGACGAGAGTGTTCGAGTTGAGTTGACTCTTTCAAGAGAACTTCATGATAAGATTAAACAGGCGCAAGAACTTTTGTCGCATTCATTGCCTTCCGGTGATTTGGTAGCATTTCTAGAATTCGTCAGTGACAAAGTTATTAAACAAAAAACAGCAGTTAGAGGAAAATCTCAAGTAACCAATTGTGATAGAGCAGCGGGTGAGAATCTTCAGGCGAGCTCTACCGCCACGGTGGCGGTGAGATCCACAATATATAAGCATGTTTTGCAAAAACAAAAGTGTTGTCAGTTCAAGGATGCCTCTGGAAAACAATGCGGCAGTCGGTGGCATTTGCAGATCGATCATGTTCAGCCACGGTGGGCAGGTGGCGGAAATGAAGTTGAGAATCTTCAGGTGCTTTGTGCGCAACATAATCGTTTGAAGTACAGAAAGGAATCTGGGCTTCGAGTCGGATGATTCCAGATGCGATGGCACACCATTCGAGTCTCGATTGAGGGTGCTGAGAAAAAATTAGCTGAGAAGAGAGAAGGAAAACAGAAGAAAGAAGAAGAAAGAAGAAAGAAGAAGAAAGAAGAAAGAAGAAGAAAGAAGAAGAAGAGAAGAGAAGAGAAGAGAAGAGAAGAGAAGAGAAGAGAAGAGAAGAGAAGAGAAGAGAAGAGGCCCTGTTGATAGGTGTGGTGTTTTTAAGCAGAGCAAAAAAATGAGAGCCTTGTGAGCTCTCATTTTTTTTGAATCTTTATTGAAATTTGATTTTTATCGTCCAGTGGCATTGATTGTGGTCGTAGTGCTGGGGACGGGAATTGAAGGTACGACGGAGGTTCCGTAAGTGGAGTAGGAGGTGAGGCCCCCAGTTGGGTAAGTCGTATAGCCACTTGAGGTAAGACTGCCTGTCGAGGTGCTGCCGATATAATTGGTCGTTGAGCCATATCCCGATTGGATCGCTTGCATTTTGTACATCAGGCTGTACATTTCATTCTGCAGTGATGACAAAGATTGATAGCGTTGCATTTGTTGTTGTTGATACTGCTGGTAATATTGCATTTGCATTTGGAGTGCTTGTTGTTGGTATTGCAACATTGAGGTATCACCCATCGTTGAGCCGTAGCCCATTAATGAGCCGGTCATACTTCCGGTCATCATTCCGGAGTTCAACATACCGCCCATCGCGCCTCCCATCATTCCATTCATCATACTTCCGGTCATAGTTCCCATCATATTGCCGTAGCCCCCCATGGACCCCATCATCATACCGGAATTCATAAGTCCACCCATCATTCCACCGAGGGCTCCTCCCATCACAGAACCATTCATCATGTTTCCGTAACCCATCATCGATCCAGAGTTCATCATGCCGCCCATGATTCCACCCATCATATTTCCGTATCCCATCATGTTCCCATAGCCCATCATCGAGCCGGAATTCATCATTGCACCCATACCTATGTTGCCGTACATGCCCATGCCACCAAGGGCATTCATCCCGTTCATTCCCCAAGGGCCCATGCCTGCATTGTAAATCCCGCCACCCATCGTATTCTGTCCCATCATTCCAGACGGATAGCCAAAGGCTCCTCCAACTCCGCTCGAACCTCCTCCACAGCCAAAGCCACCTTGACCAGTGCCACCACCGAGAGCGCCATACAAACTTTGCGCGATATAAGGCATGCCGTATCCCCAAGCGGGGTACGATTGAGTGGGGTAGCCCAACTCTGCGTTGGACTCTGCCGTCATTTTATTTTGTTGATAGCCCATGTATGTCGCAAGAATTCCAGTCATTCCGTTGGCTGCTACATTGGCCCAATCTGTTTGTGGCTTTTGATAAGTGTAGCCATTGCCCGAAGTGATACATTCAACACAAACTCCACCTTCTGTATCCGTACTTGGTGTGTTCAGGCCATCACGTTTCGCTTGCAAGGCATCCTCTTTGGCATCCTTCAGGCGATCCTTTTCGTTTAATATAGAACGATCAAGGGCCGCAATTTCGCGGGTGAGCTTATCTCTTTGTATTTTCTGTTTGCGATAATCAGAAAGAGCTCTTTTGCAGTCTTCAACAGTGTGAGTTCCTTTGTCTTCCGCGCGATACTTGCGCACGGAGCAGACTGAACCGGAAACGGACCCGGATTTATTGCGATCACAGGCTTGCGCCCATTCTGCGACAGCAAAGGGTTCCGAAGATTCAGTGCCGGGAGCTTGCACAGCAGTGCCGCCTTCTTCGCCAGAAGCAATGGTGTCCTCAGCGGTGCCGATCCCTTTGTACTCTAAGCAGCTTCGGCCCGCATCAATATGCGAGATCACAAACTCACTGTGCTCCGAGGAAAGAACGTCATTGATAGTCGCCAAAGAGTCACGAATTTCACGTTTCTCAAGACGACTTTTCTCGTTGGTTTTTTGCTTCTTTTGCTTCTGAAGTTCCTGAATGGCTTGTTGAATCTCTTTAGTCTCATCGTCCTGGCTTTGGGCGCCAGCGCCGGCGGTTCTTTGGTAAGAACATCCTTGGGTGCCTCCATACATTCCGGTACCCCACATGGAAGATTGTTGGGCCAGTGCCGGAAAGGTGGTTAGTGTGACTAAGGATAAAAGTATTTTGCTAAGCATAGAACCCGCCTTTGATAGCCAAAATATTAGCGGGGAACTATTTAAAACTTGTGGAGTGGGACCATCTTCAAGACTCGGTATCAAAGTGGAACGAAAAAGTAAGGACCGCCACTTTTATGGCGGCCCCTGAAGACTTATGGAGTCGGTGTTGGTGTAGGAGTTGCTGGCGGCAATTTTGCGCACATAGCTCTCAGCATTTCCTCGTTTTTCATTTTCTTGAGATCCATCATGCATTTCCAAGCTGGTTCTCTTTGTTCTGGTTTTAAGATGTCATAGAAGATCTTAATAGAAAGCATGCCCATGGCATCGCCCAGATTGTTCATTGCAGTTTTAGCTGCAGTCAATGCAGCGGTCCCTTCATCTTTTGTTGAGTCTTTGCTCATGAAAGTATGGCGAACATCCAGCCAGGCATTTTTCACTTCAGCGCTGAGGGTGTTTTTTTGTTTGGCGAACTCAAAGTAAGCCTGCTTCATTGAGGCCTTCTGAGTATCATCAAGCATCACAGCAGTGCAAGACGCTGGCATTGCAAGTGGGTTGAACAAATTCTGCTCAACCATTGAGACCACCATTTTGCCTTGATCGTCCTGAGTCTCATCAACGGGTGTTGCGGCATGAGCCGGTAGCGCCAGGGCTGCTGTTGTTAGCAAACTGCATACGTAAAACTTCATCTTATTTCCTCCTTGTGGATTTGTGTGAGCAGATTTTGCAGCTACTGGAGAGGAAATGGGAATATGTAAAGAAGTGAAGTGTTAAAAGGAACGATTGTCCCTCGAGTCACTGTTGCTTAACTTTGATTTTCAAAAGTATTACGGACTTTTGTGTGTGTTTTCTTCGGCGCATCCGTTTCGAAAAGCGCGTTGATGTTTTTACATTAGTTCCTAAGTTGGAAAAGGGAAAAATTCCCAGACAAAAAAAAGGAGGGGAGACCCTCCTTTTTCAAATCATTATGATCTATGGCTGCGAATCATCCACGCCGCTTTTTCGTGGAAGGTGATAAGGTCTTCGTACAAAGTCACTGCGCTGACTTCGCCGGCCTCCTCAGCTTCCTCCAAACGCTCTTTGCAAACCTTTGCCACATTGGTGTGGTCTTGAGTCAATGTCTCAATCATTTGATTCGCGTTGAGTTTATCAGCAGGAGCCTCTTGAATAGTCGAAAACGTTTTGAATTCTGCAAAGCTTCCTGGCGCGCGAGTTTTTAGTGCACGTAGAACTTCTGCAGAAGAGTCGACAAACTCAGAAATCTGGTTGTATTGTTCTTCAAAAAGCTTATGAAGAGAAAAGAACAAGGGACCTTCGACATTCCAATGAAAGTTTTGAGTTTTAAGCTGCAGAATGTACTCTTCTGACAAGGTCTTCTTAAGTGATTCAGTGACATTGTTCATGGTGTTCCTCCCATAAATGACGGCTAAAATGATGACTTCTAAACAACAATAGAATAGGCCGAATTTCTCTTAAAGAACAGTCGTCTTTTTCTATGCTATATATAGATTAAATCTATATCGTTCGTGGGTCGCTATAATCGCTACAATACAGGATTTATGGTTTTCTGGTGAGCTGACTTCTTTAGACTCAGTCCCTCAGGAAGATTCTTTTGTATTTCCTCAATGAAAGCCTTCATCAGTGCTTTACGCTGGAAGTGAGGGCCGTGCAGCAAGCTGACTTCTCGAGTTGGGATTGTGCTGGAGAAAGACTTGAGACGTTTCTTGTCTTTGACATCCTGGGCGGCCAGCAAGGGCAGAAGGGTGAAGCCGCTGCCTTGATCGACAAGTTTTTTTAGTGTTTCAAGACTGCCACTTTCAAATGAAAAACTTTTGTCGGATGAATAGGTCTCTTTTTTTCGACAAAGCGCCAGACTTTGTTCTCGGAAGCAATGTCCTTCATTTAATAGAAGCACATCATTTTGGGACAGGTCCTTTTCATCAATGCTTTTCTTATCCGCCAAAGGATGTGTCTTGGAGGCGTAGACCAGGAAAGGCTCATAGAATAGGGGATGGACCGCGATGTTGATATCATCAATTGGACTCACCGCAAGTCCCAAATCCAAGGAGTTGTTGCGAATCTTCTCCAAGAGGGTCTGAGTCTCCAGTTCCTCGATGCGAATTTGCAGCCGTGGATGAGCCTGCAAAATTTTCTTCAAAAACAATGGCAATAGATAAGGGGCTAGCGTAGGAATAATTCCCAGGCGAACTTCGCCAGTCAGATCACCTTTGTTTTCACTGACGAGCTCTTTCAGACGATCTGCATCTTGAATCACCAGGCGTGCTTGCTTTAAGATAATTTGTCCAAGGGCCGTTGGACGGGTGGGCTGCTTGGTGCGATCAAAAAGAATCACTCCCAGAGTTTCTTCCAACTTCTGGATCTGCATGCTCAGAGTGGGCTGAGTGACATGACATTGTCGGGCGGCTTGGCTAAAGCTGCCTGTGTCGGCGACGGCAAGGATATATTCGAGCTGAGTGAGTGTCATAATACAATATTGCCGTTGGCTAAAAATGCTTGCAAGCTTAATTGTGGATTCACGATTAGACACATATCAAAATGCTTTGCTGAAAAAATCTTTGCCGCTCTCTGAAAGAGTGGTTGAAGCATATTATGCTTATCCTCGACATCTCTTTCTAACCGAATACAGTCATGAAGAAGCGTATGAGGATGATCCACTTTCAATTTTTGAAAAACCACCCTTTGTGTCAGCAGCTTCTCAGCCGAGTTTAGTTTTGAGAATTCTTGATTTAATGGAGTTCGCCGAAGGACAACGGGTCTTTGAGCTGGGCTCGGGAAGTGGTTGGAATGCCGCCTTGATTTCTTATTTGATTGGGAAATCTGGTCAATTGATTACAACCGAAATTATCCCCGAAGTTGCCCAGCGGGCACAGAAGATTCTGCGAGAACGGCATGTTACCAACGTCAAAGTTTTGAATGTGGATGGATTTGATGGCTTGAGTGCCGAGGGGCCTTTTGATCGTATCATTCTTACGGCGGGCTCGACGGAGTTTCCACTGAAGCTTTTTAATTCCTTAAACGAAGGCGGTCTGATGGCCTTTGTGCACAAAAGAGTAGGTTTCGGTGATTTCCTTGAGTTGATAAAGAAACATGATCACAAACCAGAGGTGAAGATCTCAATTCCATGTAATTTTGAGTCAGTGGTTCGTGACAATGGAATAGCTAAAAATAAAGAATCCCGCCTGCAAGACGGGACTCTTTAAGTTGAACAGGGCTCGGGAGATTGCACATTCAGTGCGGACTTTTATCCCAGGGTTTCTCTTCGGGTTCTGGTGAACCTTTGGGGCTCAGTTCCAGCACTCGTTCCTTCTTTTCCTTTAAGGGCTCCGCTTTAGCTTCCTTAGGCTCATCATAAAGATGAAATCGCTCAGCCATCTCTTGAACATGTTCACTGGCTTCCTCAATTTTCATCCCAACTTTTCGCTCTAATAGTTCGGCCAATGAAAATGGTTCGCCCTTGGTTTTTTCAATTTCATGCTCTGTGAGCTCATGCCATTTGGACATGAGCTCTCGCTTTAGATCTCGCCATCCATTGCCGGGTAAATTTGTCATAATAACTCCTATCTAGGAGAAAGGGGTTCGACGATGATATCGATACGTCTGTTTTTGGCGCGACCGGAAGCTGTTTTATTGTCACTCACCGGTTTTGCAGAACCGACACCCACTGATTCGACATTGTCCAGTGTTACGGCTCCGTTGGCGACCAGATAGTCTTGAACGGATTTGGCTCTTTGCTCTGACAAGGTCATGTTTCTATTTGGATTTCCAGTGGAGTCCGTGTGTCCTTGTACGATCACTTTGGCCGGTCCGACTTGTTCAATCGCTTCATTCACTTTCTTCATCATCGCCTGATTCTTAGGGCCTAGAGTGGCTTGATTAGGAGGAAATTGAATTGCTTTCAAGCGTACCATCACGCGACCGTTTTGAGTGAATACCTCCGCCTCATTGGGTTTAAACTGACGGCGGATGGAAGCTGCTTGAGTTACCAGGGCTTGACTGCGAGCGAGCTCTTGTTGTTGGCGAGCCATTTCGTTCAGTTCACTTTCAGCGGCATTATTTTCTTTTTTAAGATTTACGATTGCGCGCTGTTGACGTTCCGCCTGTAAGACCAATTCTTCTGTGTTTCCAGCTTTGACCTTACTGGTTACTTCAAGTAAGTGCATAGATTCACGTGTTGCATCTGCGGCCGCTTGATTGATGACTTCCGTATTGCGCGGATTCGCATCAATTATTTTTCTGGCGTTATCATATCTCATGGTCGCAGCGTTGTAAGTTCTAGGAGCGATCTTCTCGGCTTTGTCTTTTTCCGCGAATTTTATATTCTCATCAGCGCGGCCAAGCACTGCCTTGGCAACGGCATCTCGT
The nucleotide sequence above comes from Bdellovibrio svalbardensis. Encoded proteins:
- a CDS encoding transcriptional regulator yields the protein MTNLPGNGWRDLKRELMSKWHELTEHEIEKTKGEPFSLAELLERKVGMKIEEASEHVQEMAERFHLYDEPKEAKAEPLKEKKERVLELSPKGSPEPEEKPWDKSPH
- a CDS encoding protein-L-isoaspartate O-methyltransferase family protein encodes the protein MDSRLDTYQNALLKKSLPLSERVVEAYYAYPRHLFLTEYSHEEAYEDDPLSIFEKPPFVSAASQPSLVLRILDLMEFAEGQRVFELGSGSGWNAALISYLIGKSGQLITTEIIPEVAQRAQKILRERHVTNVKVLNVDGFDGLSAEGPFDRIILTAGSTEFPLKLFNSLNEGGLMAFVHKRVGFGDFLELIKKHDHKPEVKISIPCNFESVVRDNGIAKNKESRLQDGTL
- a CDS encoding HNH endonuclease produces the protein MNLRNLNQTELDQRMKTLAQRERDVLCEILLTIKEIDGRRMYLELGFPSLFDYLTKSVGYSEGSAQRRIDAARLLQEVPEMAPKIQSGEIKLSQVSLVQKAAREVVRTQSVKVNPNDKMMLLKQISSLNRSESELQVASFFDLPVRQNSHTRVQADESVRVELTLSRELHDKIKQAQELLSHSLPSGDLVAFLEFVSDKVIKQKTAVRGKSQVTNCDRAAGENLQASSTATVAVRSTIYKHVLQKQKCCQFKDASGKQCGSRWHLQIDHVQPRWAGGGNEVENLQVLCAQHNRLKYRKESGLRVG
- a CDS encoding hydrogen peroxide-inducible genes activator; the protein is MTLTQLEYILAVADTGSFSQAARQCHVTQPTLSMQIQKLEETLGVILFDRTKQPTRPTALGQIILKQARLVIQDADRLKELVSENKGDLTGEVRLGIIPTLAPYLLPLFLKKILQAHPRLQIRIEELETQTLLEKIRNNSLDLGLAVSPIDDINIAVHPLFYEPFLVYASKTHPLADKKSIDEKDLSQNDVLLLNEGHCFREQSLALCRKKETYSSDKSFSFESGSLETLKKLVDQGSGFTLLPLLAAQDVKDKKRLKSFSSTIPTREVSLLHGPHFQRKALMKAFIEEIQKNLPEGLSLKKSAHQKTINPVL
- a CDS encoding OmpA family protein, with translation MFSRQIPAILVLAFATGFIGCASTPPTVTPISSTANPATEIQRTQAMINEARERQIDVLSPTNFNKAEDALKKAISKKEAGKSSEDVLEQLAYAQSWLRDGVNKSQLATMQMPEIEDARRGALNARANELLPKEWAKTGKQLEAATKALEKGSLKTVDKKGADIVAEYRKLERDAVAKAVLGRADENIKFAEKDKAEKIAPRTYNAATMRYDNARKIIDANPRNTEVINQAAADATRESMHLLEVTSKVKAGNTEELVLQAERQQRAIVNLKKENNAAESELNEMARQQQELARSQALVTQAASIRRQFKPNEAEVFTQNGRVMVRLKAIQFPPNQATLGPKNQAMMKKVNEAIEQVGPAKVIVQGHTDSTGNPNRNMTLSEQRAKSVQDYLVANGAVTLDNVESVGVGSAKPVSDNKTASGRAKNRRIDIIVEPLSPR
- a CDS encoding Dps family protein; this translates as MNNVTESLKKTLSEEYILQLKTQNFHWNVEGPLFFSLHKLFEEQYNQISEFVDSSAEVLRALKTRAPGSFAEFKTFSTIQEAPADKLNANQMIETLTQDHTNVAKVCKERLEEAEEAGEVSAVTLYEDLITFHEKAAWMIRSHRS